From Nitrospirota bacterium:
TCAAAACGGGCGAAATTTCCCCCGTATAGGCCCCTTCATCCTCCCAGTGCATATTCTGTGCTGCCAGTTGCAGCCGGCTTTTTGCAATCTCCGGCGCGAGAAGCGGAAGGACGGTAAAGGGAGGCGCCAAAACAACCTCTGACTCGACCACGTTCTCTAAAAACGGGAGAAAATGTTTTATATATTCCAGTCCCTGATGGATGGTCATGTTCATTTTCAGATTGCCGATAACAAGCGGTCTTTTCACCTGGACTCCTTTTTACTCTTTTCGGTTAGGCAGGGCGGCCAGGCCTGGAAGTGTTTTACCTTCAAGAAGCTGGAGAGCGGCTCCCCCTCCTGTAGAGATAAACGACATATTTTCCGATTCCCCTGCCCGATGAACGGCCAATGCCGTATCGCCTCCTCCGACGATACTTAATGCATAAGCGTCTCCAACGGCATGGGCGATCGAAAAAGTTCCTCGTGAATAGGCATCCATTTCAAAAACACCCATGGGACCGTTCCAGAGAATGGTTTTGGCATTGGCCAGGGCCTCTGAAAAAAGTTTAACAGAAGCTGGCCCAATGTCCAGCGCGATCCATCCTTTTGGAATTTCCTGGACGGGAACAATTTTGGTTTCAGCTCCCGGGTCGGTGCTGTTGGCAACAACGCAATCCACAGGAAGATAAAATTTAATCCCTTTTGCAATCGCGTGGTCCTTAATCTCAAGAGCGAATTTTAAAATATCCGGCTCTACAAGGGACTTTCCGACCTCGTAACCCATCGCGAGAAGAAAGGTGAAAGCCATACCCCCGCCGATAATAACTTTGTCGACCTTTTTCCCGAGGTTTTCGATGACGCCGATTTTTCCCGAAACTTTAGCTCCTCCCAGAATGGCAACAAAAGGACGGGGAGGGCTAGCGACCGCGCCTTCAAGATATTCAATCTCTTTTTTCATCAGGAATCCGACGCCGCTG
This genomic window contains:
- a CDS encoding phosphoglycerate kinase produces the protein MNKVTIEDIKLKGKRVIIRADFNIPLDSNLNITDDTRIRSTLPTINYAIDEGAKVILCSHLGRPTGKQDLRYSLSPVAKRLGRFLEKKVDFAQDCIGAEVEEKVSKLQPGDVLLLENLRFHPGEESNDEKFAKALASLGDVYINDAFGAVHRNHASITGTPKFVSTSGVGFLMKKEIEYLEGAVASPPRPFVAILGGAKVSGKIGVIENLGKKVDKVIIGGGMAFTFLLAMGYEVGKSLVEPDILKFALEIKDHAIAKGIKFYLPVDCVVANSTDPGAETKIVPVQEIPKGWIALDIGPASVKLFSEALANAKTILWNGPMGVFEMDAYSRGTFSIAHAVGDAYALSIVGGGDTALAVHRAGESENMSFISTGGGAALQLLEGKTLPGLAALPNRKE